The Cloeon dipterum chromosome X, ieCloDipt1.1, whole genome shotgun sequence genome includes a window with the following:
- the LOC135946995 gene encoding max-binding protein MNT-like isoform X3, with protein MNLEILIKATEYVEYQTEAKKRGEVPKDFVTYSALQNPGTPPASPPRVPLPPPAPPTSTPVHAPKVNGVGGSPSGGKVPPPTSPPYYQPPENSYLAARLTAPTPASNGGSASSSPASEGFVKVKNISMTLPTTTPISSPSAHIPSGGVPSSPSSVNGNISPQELKKRAGAGTREVHNKLEKNRRAHLKECFEMLRRQLPPCGHDDKKPSNLTVLHSAIRYIQTLRRKERDFEHEMERLAREKISFQQRLSSLKKEISSQCDSVDFSNLLPDVPAQALKSSQVHMGGSLSKPLPFDSDDDFEFDEEDETMQKPPSPQHSASTSTASGKTERGHLSDVEDLSGGNSRPGSSRDGGCSPTMPVAAPATNPNALRPSAVVEHPGRSSNIGEVLREVVRKPSSPRTEPAPSPQNLGTKLSIQPQPAPIQLTQVSNKTFGFLQHVGEHISRQSHVQLVPTSHGFAGSGPTLVAPTAIQLVAAPSGLRMLATAPHPDQRSQVSRDDVSKVKMSTFITTTESSRLPGGAEINVISSSASQNVPVVRGNMPGKPINLSANASASLLSTTSAPPILNGSVISHGSALHRQTLPQGQNNTTVLSSGATAPLTHTVTHHLAPGQGIAHVVAASGQSHISTLGPLVAAPVTMVTPGSHPSGVHILATAKPPFLLKHQVLPTLAYQSGQLVKPVMMVSSAASVMSAPRPPTSETASPNGVSNQKSTPS; from the exons ATGAATCTGGAAATCCTAATTAAAGCCACTGAATATGTAGAGTATCAAACTGAGGCGAAAAAAAGAG GTGAGGTTCCAAAAGACTTTGTGACATATTCAGCACTGCAAAACCCTGGCACGCCACCGGCCTCTCCACCAAGGGTGCCATTGCCTCCCCCGGCGCCGCCTACCAGCACGCCAGTACATGCGCCCAAGGTAAACGGGGTGGGGGGCTCGCCATCAGGGGGCAAGGTGCCACCCCCGACGAGCCCTCCATACTACCAGCCTCCTGAAAACTCATACCTTGCGGCAAGGCTCACCGCCCCCACGCCAGCCTCCAATGGGGGCAGTGCGTCGTCGTCACCCGCCTCAGAAGGTTTTGTCAAGGTTAAGAATATATCGATGACGCTGCCAACGACTACGCCTATCTCTTCTCCTTCGGCGCACATTCCCTCAGGTGGGGTGCCTAGCTCACCCTCCAGCGTAAACGGAAACATTTCTCCCCAAGAACTCAAGAAAAGAGCTGG TGCGGGTACACGCGAAGTGCACAACAAGCTCGAAAAGAACCGCCGGGCGCACCTAAAAGAGTGCTTTGAGATGTTGAGGCGACAACTGCCCCCGTGCGGCCACGATGACAAAAAGCCGTCCAACCTCACCGTTCTCCATTCCGCCATCAGATACATACAG ACGTTGAGAAGAAAAGAGCGTGACTTTGAGCACGAGATGGAGCGTCTAGCTCGCGAAAAAATCTCCTTCCAGCAGAGGCTCTCGTCCTTGAAGAAAGAAATCAGTTCTCAGTGCGACTCCGTGGACTTTTCGAACCTTCTGCCCGACGTACCTGCGCAGGCTCTCAAGTCGTCTCAGGTGCACATGGGTGGATCGCTGTCAAAACCACTGCCCTTTGACTCTGATGACGATTTCGAATTTGACGAAGAGGATGAAACAATGCAGAAGCCGCCATCTCCGCAACACTCGGCTTCGACGTCGACTGCCTCCGGTAAGACAG AGCGTGGCCACTTGAGCGACGTGGAGGACTTATCGGGGGGCAACTCGCGGCCAGGGTCTTCCCGCGACGGGGGCTGTTCTCCCACGATGCCCGTCGCGGCCCCAGCGACCAACCCCAACGCGCTGCGGCCCTCGGCGGTCGTGGAGCACCCCGGCCGCAGCAGCAACATCGGCGAAGTGTTGCGGGAGGTGGTGCGGAAGCCCTCGTCACCGCGCACCGAGCCTGCGCCGTCGCCGCAAAACCTAGGCACAAAACTGAGCATCCAGCCGCAGCCGGCCCCCATCCAGCTGACGCAGGTGTCCAACAAG ACGTTTGGCTTTTTGCAGCATGTCGGCGAGCACATTTCGCGACAGTCGCACGTGCAACTCGTGCCGACTTCGCACGGTTTTGCCGGTTCTGGACCAACTCTCGTCGCGCCTACTGCGATCCAGTTAGTAGCAGCCCCCAGTGGCCTGAGAATGCTCGCCACCGCGCCTCATCCAGACCAACGGTCACAAG TGAGCAGAGATGATGTGTCGAAAGTGAAGATGAGCACCTTCATCACCACCACTGAGTCCTCCCGGCTACCTGGTGGTGCGGAAATCAACGTCATCTCCAGCTCCGCCTCGCAGAATGTGCCGGTCGTGCGAGGAAACATGCCAGGCAAACCCATCAACCTGTCTGCTAACGCCAGCGCATCGTTGCTGTCCACCACCTCGGCTCCCCCCATTCTCAACGGGAGCGTCATCAGCCACGGCTCCGCTCTTCACAGACAAACACTGCCACAAG GACAAAATAACACGACAGTGCTCTCTTCTGGTGCCACCGCTCCGCTAACCCACACAGTAACCCACCATCTTGCACCTGGCCAAG GTATCGCGCATGTCGTGGCCGCATCTGGACAGAGTCACATCTCAACTTTGGGGCCGTTAGTGGCAGCTCCTGTTACGATGGTTACACCTGGTAGCCATCCATCAGGAGTCCACATTCTGGCAACTGCAAAG CCACCGTTCCTTCTTAAGCATCAAGTGCTGCCAACGCTGGCTTACCAGAGCGGACAGCTCGTCAAACCAGTGATGATGGTCAGCTCAGCAGCTTCCGTCATGTCCGCGCCCAGGCCCCCGACCAGCGAGACAGCCTCGCCCAACGGTGTGTCCAACCAGAAGAGCACCCCCTCGTAA
- the LOC135946995 gene encoding max-binding protein MNT-like isoform X1 encodes MMGVLLENEQAWIPPPKKKWIRHYFLSEVPKDFVTYSALQNPGTPPASPPRVPLPPPAPPTSTPVHAPKVNGVGGSPSGGKVPPPTSPPYYQPPENSYLAARLTAPTPASNGGSASSSPASEGFVKVKNISMTLPTTTPISSPSAHIPSGGVPSSPSSVNGNISPQELKKRAGAGTREVHNKLEKNRRAHLKECFEMLRRQLPPCGHDDKKPSNLTVLHSAIRYIQTLRRKERDFEHEMERLAREKISFQQRLSSLKKEISSQCDSVDFSNLLPDVPAQALKSSQVHMGGSLSKPLPFDSDDDFEFDEEDETMQKPPSPQHSASTSTASGKTERGHLSDVEDLSGGNSRPGSSRDGGCSPTMPVAAPATNPNALRPSAVVEHPGRSSNIGEVLREVVRKPSSPRTEPAPSPQNLGTKLSIQPQPAPIQLTQVSNKTFGFLQHVGEHISRQSHVQLVPTSHGFAGSGPTLVAPTAIQLVAAPSGLRMLATAPHPDQRSQVSRDDVSKVKMSTFITTTESSRLPGGAEINVISSSASQNVPVVRGNMPGKPINLSANASASLLSTTSAPPILNGSVISHGSALHRQTLPQGQNNTTVLSSGATAPLTHTVTHHLAPGQGIAHVVAASGQSHISTLGPLVAAPVTMVTPGSHPSGVHILATAKPPFLLKHQVLPTLAYQSGQLVKPVMMVSSAASVMSAPRPPTSETASPNGVSNQKSTPS; translated from the exons ATGATGGGCGTTCTGCTCGAGAACGAGCAGGCCTGGATCCCTCCACCTAAAAAGAAGTGGATCCGGCACTACTTCCTTA GTGAGGTTCCAAAAGACTTTGTGACATATTCAGCACTGCAAAACCCTGGCACGCCACCGGCCTCTCCACCAAGGGTGCCATTGCCTCCCCCGGCGCCGCCTACCAGCACGCCAGTACATGCGCCCAAGGTAAACGGGGTGGGGGGCTCGCCATCAGGGGGCAAGGTGCCACCCCCGACGAGCCCTCCATACTACCAGCCTCCTGAAAACTCATACCTTGCGGCAAGGCTCACCGCCCCCACGCCAGCCTCCAATGGGGGCAGTGCGTCGTCGTCACCCGCCTCAGAAGGTTTTGTCAAGGTTAAGAATATATCGATGACGCTGCCAACGACTACGCCTATCTCTTCTCCTTCGGCGCACATTCCCTCAGGTGGGGTGCCTAGCTCACCCTCCAGCGTAAACGGAAACATTTCTCCCCAAGAACTCAAGAAAAGAGCTGG TGCGGGTACACGCGAAGTGCACAACAAGCTCGAAAAGAACCGCCGGGCGCACCTAAAAGAGTGCTTTGAGATGTTGAGGCGACAACTGCCCCCGTGCGGCCACGATGACAAAAAGCCGTCCAACCTCACCGTTCTCCATTCCGCCATCAGATACATACAG ACGTTGAGAAGAAAAGAGCGTGACTTTGAGCACGAGATGGAGCGTCTAGCTCGCGAAAAAATCTCCTTCCAGCAGAGGCTCTCGTCCTTGAAGAAAGAAATCAGTTCTCAGTGCGACTCCGTGGACTTTTCGAACCTTCTGCCCGACGTACCTGCGCAGGCTCTCAAGTCGTCTCAGGTGCACATGGGTGGATCGCTGTCAAAACCACTGCCCTTTGACTCTGATGACGATTTCGAATTTGACGAAGAGGATGAAACAATGCAGAAGCCGCCATCTCCGCAACACTCGGCTTCGACGTCGACTGCCTCCGGTAAGACAG AGCGTGGCCACTTGAGCGACGTGGAGGACTTATCGGGGGGCAACTCGCGGCCAGGGTCTTCCCGCGACGGGGGCTGTTCTCCCACGATGCCCGTCGCGGCCCCAGCGACCAACCCCAACGCGCTGCGGCCCTCGGCGGTCGTGGAGCACCCCGGCCGCAGCAGCAACATCGGCGAAGTGTTGCGGGAGGTGGTGCGGAAGCCCTCGTCACCGCGCACCGAGCCTGCGCCGTCGCCGCAAAACCTAGGCACAAAACTGAGCATCCAGCCGCAGCCGGCCCCCATCCAGCTGACGCAGGTGTCCAACAAG ACGTTTGGCTTTTTGCAGCATGTCGGCGAGCACATTTCGCGACAGTCGCACGTGCAACTCGTGCCGACTTCGCACGGTTTTGCCGGTTCTGGACCAACTCTCGTCGCGCCTACTGCGATCCAGTTAGTAGCAGCCCCCAGTGGCCTGAGAATGCTCGCCACCGCGCCTCATCCAGACCAACGGTCACAAG TGAGCAGAGATGATGTGTCGAAAGTGAAGATGAGCACCTTCATCACCACCACTGAGTCCTCCCGGCTACCTGGTGGTGCGGAAATCAACGTCATCTCCAGCTCCGCCTCGCAGAATGTGCCGGTCGTGCGAGGAAACATGCCAGGCAAACCCATCAACCTGTCTGCTAACGCCAGCGCATCGTTGCTGTCCACCACCTCGGCTCCCCCCATTCTCAACGGGAGCGTCATCAGCCACGGCTCCGCTCTTCACAGACAAACACTGCCACAAG GACAAAATAACACGACAGTGCTCTCTTCTGGTGCCACCGCTCCGCTAACCCACACAGTAACCCACCATCTTGCACCTGGCCAAG GTATCGCGCATGTCGTGGCCGCATCTGGACAGAGTCACATCTCAACTTTGGGGCCGTTAGTGGCAGCTCCTGTTACGATGGTTACACCTGGTAGCCATCCATCAGGAGTCCACATTCTGGCAACTGCAAAG CCACCGTTCCTTCTTAAGCATCAAGTGCTGCCAACGCTGGCTTACCAGAGCGGACAGCTCGTCAAACCAGTGATGATGGTCAGCTCAGCAGCTTCCGTCATGTCCGCGCCCAGGCCCCCGACCAGCGAGACAGCCTCGCCCAACGGTGTGTCCAACCAGAAGAGCACCCCCTCGTAA
- the LOC135946995 gene encoding max-binding protein MNT-like isoform X4 has translation MMGVLLENEQAWIPPPKKKWIRHYFLSEVPKDFVTYSALQNPGTPPASPPRVPLPPPAPPTSTPVHAPKVNGVGGSPSGGKVPPPTSPPYYQPPENSYLAARLTAPTPASNGGSASSSPASEGFVKVKNISMTLPTTTPISSPSAHIPSGGVPSSPSSVNGNISPQELKKRAGAGTREVHNKLEKNRRAHLKECFEMLRRQLPPCGHDDKKPSNLTVLHSAIRYIQTLRRKERDFEHEMERLAREKISFQQRLSSLKKEISSQCDSVDFSNLLPDVPAQALKSSQVHMGGSLSKPLPFDSDDDFEFDEEDETMQKPPSPQHSASTSTASGKTERGHLSDVEDLSGGNSRPGSSRDGGCSPTMPVAAPATNPNALRPSAVVEHPGRSSNIGEVLREVVRKPSSPRTEPAPSPQNLGTKLSIQPQPAPIQLTQVSNKHVGEHISRQSHVQLVPTSHGFAGSGPTLVAPTAIQLVAAPSGLRMLATAPHPDQRSQVSRDDVSKVKMSTFITTTESSRLPGGAEINVISSSASQNVPVVRGNMPGKPINLSANASASLLSTTSAPPILNGSVISHGSALHRQTLPQGQNNTTVLSSGATAPLTHTVTHHLAPGQGIAHVVAASGQSHISTLGPLVAAPVTMVTPGSHPSGVHILATAKPPFLLKHQVLPTLAYQSGQLVKPVMMVSSAASVMSAPRPPTSETASPNGVSNQKSTPS, from the exons ATGATGGGCGTTCTGCTCGAGAACGAGCAGGCCTGGATCCCTCCACCTAAAAAGAAGTGGATCCGGCACTACTTCCTTA GTGAGGTTCCAAAAGACTTTGTGACATATTCAGCACTGCAAAACCCTGGCACGCCACCGGCCTCTCCACCAAGGGTGCCATTGCCTCCCCCGGCGCCGCCTACCAGCACGCCAGTACATGCGCCCAAGGTAAACGGGGTGGGGGGCTCGCCATCAGGGGGCAAGGTGCCACCCCCGACGAGCCCTCCATACTACCAGCCTCCTGAAAACTCATACCTTGCGGCAAGGCTCACCGCCCCCACGCCAGCCTCCAATGGGGGCAGTGCGTCGTCGTCACCCGCCTCAGAAGGTTTTGTCAAGGTTAAGAATATATCGATGACGCTGCCAACGACTACGCCTATCTCTTCTCCTTCGGCGCACATTCCCTCAGGTGGGGTGCCTAGCTCACCCTCCAGCGTAAACGGAAACATTTCTCCCCAAGAACTCAAGAAAAGAGCTGG TGCGGGTACACGCGAAGTGCACAACAAGCTCGAAAAGAACCGCCGGGCGCACCTAAAAGAGTGCTTTGAGATGTTGAGGCGACAACTGCCCCCGTGCGGCCACGATGACAAAAAGCCGTCCAACCTCACCGTTCTCCATTCCGCCATCAGATACATACAG ACGTTGAGAAGAAAAGAGCGTGACTTTGAGCACGAGATGGAGCGTCTAGCTCGCGAAAAAATCTCCTTCCAGCAGAGGCTCTCGTCCTTGAAGAAAGAAATCAGTTCTCAGTGCGACTCCGTGGACTTTTCGAACCTTCTGCCCGACGTACCTGCGCAGGCTCTCAAGTCGTCTCAGGTGCACATGGGTGGATCGCTGTCAAAACCACTGCCCTTTGACTCTGATGACGATTTCGAATTTGACGAAGAGGATGAAACAATGCAGAAGCCGCCATCTCCGCAACACTCGGCTTCGACGTCGACTGCCTCCGGTAAGACAG AGCGTGGCCACTTGAGCGACGTGGAGGACTTATCGGGGGGCAACTCGCGGCCAGGGTCTTCCCGCGACGGGGGCTGTTCTCCCACGATGCCCGTCGCGGCCCCAGCGACCAACCCCAACGCGCTGCGGCCCTCGGCGGTCGTGGAGCACCCCGGCCGCAGCAGCAACATCGGCGAAGTGTTGCGGGAGGTGGTGCGGAAGCCCTCGTCACCGCGCACCGAGCCTGCGCCGTCGCCGCAAAACCTAGGCACAAAACTGAGCATCCAGCCGCAGCCGGCCCCCATCCAGCTGACGCAGGTGTCCAACAAG CATGTCGGCGAGCACATTTCGCGACAGTCGCACGTGCAACTCGTGCCGACTTCGCACGGTTTTGCCGGTTCTGGACCAACTCTCGTCGCGCCTACTGCGATCCAGTTAGTAGCAGCCCCCAGTGGCCTGAGAATGCTCGCCACCGCGCCTCATCCAGACCAACGGTCACAAG TGAGCAGAGATGATGTGTCGAAAGTGAAGATGAGCACCTTCATCACCACCACTGAGTCCTCCCGGCTACCTGGTGGTGCGGAAATCAACGTCATCTCCAGCTCCGCCTCGCAGAATGTGCCGGTCGTGCGAGGAAACATGCCAGGCAAACCCATCAACCTGTCTGCTAACGCCAGCGCATCGTTGCTGTCCACCACCTCGGCTCCCCCCATTCTCAACGGGAGCGTCATCAGCCACGGCTCCGCTCTTCACAGACAAACACTGCCACAAG GACAAAATAACACGACAGTGCTCTCTTCTGGTGCCACCGCTCCGCTAACCCACACAGTAACCCACCATCTTGCACCTGGCCAAG GTATCGCGCATGTCGTGGCCGCATCTGGACAGAGTCACATCTCAACTTTGGGGCCGTTAGTGGCAGCTCCTGTTACGATGGTTACACCTGGTAGCCATCCATCAGGAGTCCACATTCTGGCAACTGCAAAG CCACCGTTCCTTCTTAAGCATCAAGTGCTGCCAACGCTGGCTTACCAGAGCGGACAGCTCGTCAAACCAGTGATGATGGTCAGCTCAGCAGCTTCCGTCATGTCCGCGCCCAGGCCCCCGACCAGCGAGACAGCCTCGCCCAACGGTGTGTCCAACCAGAAGAGCACCCCCTCGTAA
- the LOC135946995 gene encoding max-binding protein MNT-like isoform X2, with product MMGVLLENEQAWIPPPKKKWIRHYFLSEVPKDFVTYSALQNPGTPPASPPRVPLPPPAPPTSTPVHAPKVNGVGGSPSGGKVPPPTSPPYYQPPENSYLAARLTAPTPASNGGSASSSPASEGFVKVKNISMTLPTTTPISSPSAHIPSGGVPSSPSSVNGNISPQELKKRAGAGTREVHNKLEKNRRAHLKECFEMLRRQLPPCGHDDKKPSNLTVLHSAIRYIQTLRRKERDFEHEMERLAREKISFQQRLSSLKKEISSQCDSVDFSNLLPDVPAQALKSSQVHMGGSLSKPLPFDSDDDFEFDEEDETMQKPPSPQHSASTSTASERGHLSDVEDLSGGNSRPGSSRDGGCSPTMPVAAPATNPNALRPSAVVEHPGRSSNIGEVLREVVRKPSSPRTEPAPSPQNLGTKLSIQPQPAPIQLTQVSNKTFGFLQHVGEHISRQSHVQLVPTSHGFAGSGPTLVAPTAIQLVAAPSGLRMLATAPHPDQRSQVSRDDVSKVKMSTFITTTESSRLPGGAEINVISSSASQNVPVVRGNMPGKPINLSANASASLLSTTSAPPILNGSVISHGSALHRQTLPQGQNNTTVLSSGATAPLTHTVTHHLAPGQGIAHVVAASGQSHISTLGPLVAAPVTMVTPGSHPSGVHILATAKPPFLLKHQVLPTLAYQSGQLVKPVMMVSSAASVMSAPRPPTSETASPNGVSNQKSTPS from the exons ATGATGGGCGTTCTGCTCGAGAACGAGCAGGCCTGGATCCCTCCACCTAAAAAGAAGTGGATCCGGCACTACTTCCTTA GTGAGGTTCCAAAAGACTTTGTGACATATTCAGCACTGCAAAACCCTGGCACGCCACCGGCCTCTCCACCAAGGGTGCCATTGCCTCCCCCGGCGCCGCCTACCAGCACGCCAGTACATGCGCCCAAGGTAAACGGGGTGGGGGGCTCGCCATCAGGGGGCAAGGTGCCACCCCCGACGAGCCCTCCATACTACCAGCCTCCTGAAAACTCATACCTTGCGGCAAGGCTCACCGCCCCCACGCCAGCCTCCAATGGGGGCAGTGCGTCGTCGTCACCCGCCTCAGAAGGTTTTGTCAAGGTTAAGAATATATCGATGACGCTGCCAACGACTACGCCTATCTCTTCTCCTTCGGCGCACATTCCCTCAGGTGGGGTGCCTAGCTCACCCTCCAGCGTAAACGGAAACATTTCTCCCCAAGAACTCAAGAAAAGAGCTGG TGCGGGTACACGCGAAGTGCACAACAAGCTCGAAAAGAACCGCCGGGCGCACCTAAAAGAGTGCTTTGAGATGTTGAGGCGACAACTGCCCCCGTGCGGCCACGATGACAAAAAGCCGTCCAACCTCACCGTTCTCCATTCCGCCATCAGATACATACAG ACGTTGAGAAGAAAAGAGCGTGACTTTGAGCACGAGATGGAGCGTCTAGCTCGCGAAAAAATCTCCTTCCAGCAGAGGCTCTCGTCCTTGAAGAAAGAAATCAGTTCTCAGTGCGACTCCGTGGACTTTTCGAACCTTCTGCCCGACGTACCTGCGCAGGCTCTCAAGTCGTCTCAGGTGCACATGGGTGGATCGCTGTCAAAACCACTGCCCTTTGACTCTGATGACGATTTCGAATTTGACGAAGAGGATGAAACAATGCAGAAGCCGCCATCTCCGCAACACTCGGCTTCGACGTCGACTGCCTCCG AGCGTGGCCACTTGAGCGACGTGGAGGACTTATCGGGGGGCAACTCGCGGCCAGGGTCTTCCCGCGACGGGGGCTGTTCTCCCACGATGCCCGTCGCGGCCCCAGCGACCAACCCCAACGCGCTGCGGCCCTCGGCGGTCGTGGAGCACCCCGGCCGCAGCAGCAACATCGGCGAAGTGTTGCGGGAGGTGGTGCGGAAGCCCTCGTCACCGCGCACCGAGCCTGCGCCGTCGCCGCAAAACCTAGGCACAAAACTGAGCATCCAGCCGCAGCCGGCCCCCATCCAGCTGACGCAGGTGTCCAACAAG ACGTTTGGCTTTTTGCAGCATGTCGGCGAGCACATTTCGCGACAGTCGCACGTGCAACTCGTGCCGACTTCGCACGGTTTTGCCGGTTCTGGACCAACTCTCGTCGCGCCTACTGCGATCCAGTTAGTAGCAGCCCCCAGTGGCCTGAGAATGCTCGCCACCGCGCCTCATCCAGACCAACGGTCACAAG TGAGCAGAGATGATGTGTCGAAAGTGAAGATGAGCACCTTCATCACCACCACTGAGTCCTCCCGGCTACCTGGTGGTGCGGAAATCAACGTCATCTCCAGCTCCGCCTCGCAGAATGTGCCGGTCGTGCGAGGAAACATGCCAGGCAAACCCATCAACCTGTCTGCTAACGCCAGCGCATCGTTGCTGTCCACCACCTCGGCTCCCCCCATTCTCAACGGGAGCGTCATCAGCCACGGCTCCGCTCTTCACAGACAAACACTGCCACAAG GACAAAATAACACGACAGTGCTCTCTTCTGGTGCCACCGCTCCGCTAACCCACACAGTAACCCACCATCTTGCACCTGGCCAAG GTATCGCGCATGTCGTGGCCGCATCTGGACAGAGTCACATCTCAACTTTGGGGCCGTTAGTGGCAGCTCCTGTTACGATGGTTACACCTGGTAGCCATCCATCAGGAGTCCACATTCTGGCAACTGCAAAG CCACCGTTCCTTCTTAAGCATCAAGTGCTGCCAACGCTGGCTTACCAGAGCGGACAGCTCGTCAAACCAGTGATGATGGTCAGCTCAGCAGCTTCCGTCATGTCCGCGCCCAGGCCCCCGACCAGCGAGACAGCCTCGCCCAACGGTGTGTCCAACCAGAAGAGCACCCCCTCGTAA
- the LOC135946998 gene encoding zinc finger HIT domain-containing protein 2, with translation MSSSSDNLDNLCFLCGAVQGKYVCPRCNVYYCSLDCYRSAKHANCSEQFYKECIQEEMAVDAPNPDDAKSVQKILTRLQEADKLGVDGGFLEDGEDDGEESEGDSDDLASESEDLAARLAGIDLNNPELVWQKLSAEEKAEFQSIIASGDASQIVPAWEPWWMHRQPLVQEVTDSDDYKKKCPQISTKIPLLKDIAKVNPGVKYGISNAVMAYVIVARHFQGDHLEPDLVSEAADCLMDLSLSLGKGENFADGESAVTSVKMQATEILESAQDDLDLALDDFSKIMEGPSTDEVSYYLLCALSDCINVLSKATKKGNGKSSNGEFSKRFLASGRESKWTKKQLMVTIKKLEFYTAWVKSCC, from the exons ATGAGCAGTTCCTCCGACAACTTGGACAACTTATGCTTTTT GTGTGGCGCAGTGCAGGGAAAATATGTATGTCCGCGTTGCAACGTTTATTACTGTAGTTTAGATTGCTACAGAAGCGCAAAACATGCAAATTGCTCAGAGCAGTTTTACAAAGAATGCATCCAAGAAGAAATGGCAGTGGATGCCCCGAATCCAGATGACGCCAA GTCAGTGCAAAAAATTTTGACGCGCCTTCAAGAAGCAGATAAGCTTGGAGTTGATGGTGGCTTCCTCGAGGATGGAGAAGATGATGGCGAGGAAAGCGAGGGAGATTCGGATGACTTGGCCTCAGAATCAGAAGATCTTGCGGCAAGATTGGCaggaattgatttgaataatcCAGAGCTTGTGTGGCAAAAGCTTTCGGCAGAAGAAAAAGCTGAGTTTCAGAGCATCATTGCGTCAGGTGATGCTAGCCAAATTGTGCCAGCGTGGGAGCCATGGTGGATGCACAG GCAACCGTTAGTGCAGGAAGTCACTGACTCTGACGATTACAAGAAGAAGTGTCCACAAATTAGTACAAAAATCCCTCTCCTTAAAGATATTGCA AAAGTTAACCCAGGAGTAAAATATGGAATCTCAAACGCCGTGATGGCGTATGTGATTGTTGCAAGGCATTTCCAAGGCGACCATTTGGAGCCTGACCTGGTTTCCGAAGCTGCTGACTGTTTGATGGATTTGAGTTTGAGTTTAggaaaaggggaaaatttcgCTGATGGTGAAAGTGCAGTCACTTCAGTGAAAATGCAAGCAACAGAG atTCTGGAGTCAGCTCAAGATGACCTTGATTTGGCTTTGGATGACTTCAGCAAAATAATGGAAGGACCAAGCACAGACGAGGTCTCATACTACTTGCTATGCGCGTTGTCTGACTGTATTAATGTCCTTTCAAAAGCAACCAAAAAAGGAAACG GCAAATCGAGTAATGGGGAGTTCAGCAAGCGTTTCCTGGCCTCGGGAAGAGAGTCAAAATGGACCAAGAAACAGCTGATGGTCACTATCAAGAAATTAGAGTTTTACACTGCTTGGGTGAAAAGCTGTTGCTGA